The Odocoileus virginianus isolate 20LAN1187 ecotype Illinois chromosome 2, Ovbor_1.2, whole genome shotgun sequence genomic interval attaatggggcttccctagtggtccagtggctaagactcagtgctcccaatacagggggccaggtttgatccctggtcagggaactagatcccacacgccacaactaaagatctcacatgctgcaccAAAGATCAAAGCTCATGCATGCTGCAGCTAGGacagatgcagccaaataaataaaaagaattcatcttccCAGGAAGATATGGTCTCCCAAAGAGCACCAATCCCTTAATGAGGCTGATGGTGAAACTgtggcccagagaggggcagagagTAGTCCAAGCTCCCACAGCAAGTCAACAAGAGAACAGGGATGCAGACCCAGGCCTCACACCTGCCTTGTCAGGGGGCTCCTTCCCTGACACCTCTTGCTTTCTAGAAAAGGGGAGGGCACCTTCCTGCTCCCCTGAACCTTCACAACAGAGTTGTGACAGCTGAAACAGATCAGCCTGGGAAGTACCTTGCAATCAACAACAATAGTCGAAAGAGCTAACATTTCCTGAGTGCTTACTCCAAGCCTCAAAAGCCCTTACTCTAAGGGCTTTACAGAGAGAAGATAATGCAGGTTGTCTGGCAAAGGTAAGTGCTCATAAATAACACCTGCGATTCTATAATCCCACGtccctcacaacaaccctggcACACAGGTACCATTACTGGCCTCCAGGCATTAAATCAAGAACTCCCTTCCAGGTGATAGCACCCTAAGCTTTGTTTAGGATGGGTCCTGAGGGCTGAAGGCTGTAACTGGCTGTGTTGCCTGGAGCAAGGGAttcccctctctgggctcagGACTCACTCCTACCCTAGTGGAGTCACCCTACGGTGCAGAGGGTGGGCCAGGACACTACCCGCCTACCTTGTAACGCTCCatgtggctggggtgggggaagtggaTGACTGGGGAAAAGTGGTGCACGTGGGGGCTACGGAGGCCATCCCGGAAGAGGTAGTGTGCCAGCAGGGAGCTGACATAGGACTTGCCAGTGCCAGTCCAGCCATGCAGAGAGAGGACCAGTGGCTTGGCGGGGGCTGGATCCTGCAGGAAAGCCTTCAGTGCCTTCACCACCAGTGACCTGGCCAAGTGCTGGCCCGCCAGGTGCTGGGCCAGGTCACACTCCAGACCTAGGGCCACAAGAACAGTGTCAGAGCTGAGGACACACGTCTGCAGTGGAACAGGTTCAGGAGGAAAGTCATGTCTGGGAATCTGTATTCTGGGACGTTTCTTTACAAGCTGTCTGCAGAAGGGGAGTGAGGCCCTTGGGGggggttggggcgggggtgggggtgccctCTGCCTCTGGCTGACTCAGCTCTGCAGCCCCCCCACCAGGTGGCCCTCTGGATCGCAGCTCAGCCCTAAATGGTTGCCAGCTGTCAAAAGGGTCGACCCAGACTCCTGGCCACCCTCAAGGCAGGCTTCTCCCCTGACCGGCCAGTCCAGTGCGGAGGTCTAAACTGCCCACCCTCGACCACCACCCGGGGCTCTGCTGTCAAAGGCATCTCTCCATCCTGACTTCCAAACAGGCATCCCTAAACCCTCGCCCCAAGTCCTGTGCCCCAGGCTCTCAGGGTCCCTCAACGCCGAGCCCAGTTCCAGCCCGGACCGTCTGGAAGTCTCGGGGGTCTGCCCTTGGGTCTACTCTCCACGTCTGGCCCCGGCACAACCCCAGGATCCAAGGTCTCCCCTAGTCCGCCCGGCTCTCCGGTCTGGGCTCCTTACCCTGCAAGTCGGGCCGGAAGTCACATTCGCAGAAGGAGCCGAAGTTGCAGCGCAGCGAATTCAGGTCCCAGGAGGCGGCCGCGGCCGAGACCAGCCAGATCATCCCAAGGAGAGAGCCCCAGGGCCGGCAGCTGCGCGTCGCAGCCGCCATCCGGGTGAGGCCGAAGCTGGGTCTGGGGCCGCCAACCGCCTCTGCCGAGAACTACGATTCCCGACGTGCATCGCTCCGCGGCGGCCACCTCCTGCGGCCTACAACTCCCAGCTCCCCTCGCTCCCGTCTCCAAAGCCCTCCCCGTGGTACCCCGTAGGCTTGCAAGGCGGCCTCCAGGAGGAGCCCGCGAACCGTCCAATCCGGGACTGCGCACTGCGTTTCCATGGCCACGGTAACTGAGGGACCATCACAGCCCCGAAAGAATAATAAATGACGGATTATGACTATCAAGGGTGACGTAACAACTGTAGCAAAAACTTGTGCGGTACCTTGTAAAGCGCCTTTTCTGTGCTCTTCCCCCCTTCCCCTTTTATATGATAAAAGAGCACTAATAGCTTTTggtgagcacctattatgtgccctTAACAGACGATGCCTTgtatatcttgggcttcccaggtggcgcgagtggtaaagaacccgcctgccaatgaaggagaggtGAGAAaagcgagttcgatccctgggtcgggaagatcccctggaggaggatcatggcaacccactccagtattcttgcctggagaaccccatggaaggagaagcctggcgggctacagtccatggggttgcaaaaagttggacacaactgggagaCTTAGCACAAATGCATGCCCCTTGGATATCTTATGATAACAGTACCTCTCATCAGAGGCATGGTGATATTTGCATGAAGTACAGGCACATGAAGTGTTTTCGCTCCCAAAGTAATCAATACATGTTTATTGAAAATCCATTATGGcacttccctggttgcccagtgattaagactctgcttccactgcagtgggcacaggtttgatccccagtagGGGAAATAGGATCTTGCATAACCCTGGGGCAcggccaatatatatatatatatatttatctgttaCATATAAAACATGGTGGTCCCTTACCTAGCAGCTACTATGTGCTACGTGTTTTAACAGAAGCCCAAAGGGATCAGTTCTGTTATTGGCCCCATTTTATTGAAGAGGAAATCTGGGCCCAGGAGGTTAAGCCCCTTATTCAAGGCCAGTCAACTAGTGACTGAACCCAAGTCTGGCTGCTGCCTAAGATCTAATGCACTATGTTATCCAGCCTCTCTTGGTCAAAAGTTTCATGAAGCAAAGGGTCCCAGATGTCTCAAATTCAGTGACCAGGCTCCCCAGGCCTCCAGCCTAGTGTGGGTTGGTGATGCACActgccttcctcctctgcccatggagtcaAGGCCCTCCTCAAAGATTCCTGctccacccaccacacacacacacacacacacacacacacacacacacacaacttttggGGCCACATTCCAAAACTTGAAAAGAAGTGAGTAGTTCCCACTGTTGAGAAAAGGCAAGAACTTCCGGTCAGGATACCCCAGTTCCAGCCTTCCTCATTCTGCTGCTGTGACTCAGGGAAAGTCCCTTCTCCCTCCAGTTCTGTTTTCCTGAGGGAAGCTGGAATCTTAGATTTCATAAAGCCCTTCCACCCCCAAACATCTAGGATACTGGACTGTACATTTGTGGGAAGCTTTGCTGCAGCTTCTGGAGGCAAAGAATGGGGAAGGAATGGGTGCAGGTCAGTATTTCTCCAACTGGTGGGAATTAGCTATTTATTACCCTTCTGGCCTGTGAGGAATGGTGATACTGCCATGAGGTATAGGCACATGGAGTGTTTCGGTTCACAAAGTAATCAACCAATGACCACTGAAAACCCATTAtggaactcccctggtggtccaagtggttaagactctaggACAGGGATTGGATTTTAGTATTGGCTGTAACTCTGGCTCCTGGTACAATCTAGAAATGTTTCAAGTGCAAaatgagtatttgttgaatgaattgttTCCACCTTTCACCTGAGAAAAGACACGTCCACCCCAAAGCCCcctgagagacagaaaaaaaaaaaagagtcataaaAGTTTATTATATGAAAGAAAGAACATGGtttctatacatatatttacagaACAGACAGATGTATTTACAGCCAGAGGGAGGCCTTGGTGTCAGGCTTGGATTGTGGGCAGGGGGGAAACAGATGCCCGGAGAAGAGTGAGGAGGTATAAGAAGCCTCCTGTGGCTCAAACCCAGGGCAACCTCAGCAGGAAGGGGAGAAGCAGAAACTGGAGGGAGAAACAGGGTTCCAGTTCTTCCTGAAGGGAAGCCTGATGAGTGTGGAGCAGGTAGGACGGAGCCCAGCGTCTGCGTAGACCCTGGAGGTGCACAGGAGATCCTGGAGTTGAACCCAGAATATTCTCAGGCTGATCACAGTGTCCCTGGGGTGCTCTGGGGCAAGGTCTGTGCCCTTCTGATCCTGTTGCTGCCCGCAGCTG includes:
- the TOR2A gene encoding prosalusin isoform X2, yielding MAAATRSCRPWGSLLGMIWLVSAAAASWDLNSLRCNFGSFCECDFRPDLQGLECDLAQHLAGQHLARSLVVKALKAFLQDPAPAKPLVLSLHGWTGTGKSYVSSLLAHYLFRDGLRSPHVHHFSPVIHFPHPSHMERYKKDLKSWVQGNLTACSRSLFLFDEMDKLAPGLIEVLQPFLGSSWVVYGTNYRKAIFIFIRWLLALGHHGRASPGRPGALPATPAAPRAALCAQRAGPAGPGAQG